The sequence GATGCGGGGTTGGGTGGCTTGGATGCGCTTTTGTCAACTGTCCAGATGCCTGCGGGTGTGCCGGTGGCAACAATGACGATTGGCAGGTCAGGTGCTATTAATGCGGCGCTTTTGGCGGTGGCGATTTTAGGATTAAGCAATCAGGAACTGAAAGGAAAACTTGAGGGGTTTAGAAAAAGGCAGGCAAAGGAGGCAGGCAAAAGG is a genomic window of candidate division WOR-3 bacterium containing:
- a CDS encoding AIR carboxylase family protein encodes the protein AKRGIKVIIAGAGKAAHLAGVVASYTTLPVIGVPLDAGLGGLDALLSTVQMPAGVPVATMTIGRSGAINAALLAVAILGLSNQELKGKLEGFRKRQAKEAGKRG